A genomic region of Mesorhizobium sp. NZP2077 contains the following coding sequences:
- a CDS encoding lasso peptide — protein sequence MENKTEKQEYEAPSLTVHGSIETITQGTGGDTALDGVFPIHTPKGQLTFS from the coding sequence ATGGAAAACAAGACTGAAAAGCAAGAATACGAGGCGCCGAGCCTGACGGTCCATGGCTCGATCGAGACCATCACGCAGGGCACCGGCGGCGACACTGCGCTTGACGGCGTGTTCCCGATCCACACACCTAAGGGTCAGCTCACATTCTCTTGA
- a CDS encoding PqqD family protein: MSWNPSDCDKVSATRDAVTCEFGNGLALLNLKSNIYYSLNDVGAFIWGLIQEPKLIEDIRGAVLARYNVDPERCKADVDALLKGLAENGLARLHHGALV, from the coding sequence ATGAGCTGGAACCCATCTGATTGCGACAAGGTCAGTGCGACCAGGGATGCCGTGACTTGCGAATTCGGCAATGGCTTGGCGCTGCTCAATCTCAAATCGAACATCTACTACAGCCTGAACGACGTTGGAGCGTTCATCTGGGGGCTGATCCAGGAACCGAAGCTGATCGAGGATATCCGAGGCGCCGTGCTTGCGCGCTACAATGTCGACCCTGAGCGCTGCAAGGCGGATGTCGACGCATTGCTGAAAGGCCTGGCGGAAAACGGGCTTGCGAGGCTGCATCATGGAGCACTTGTCTAA
- a CDS encoding lasso peptide biosynthesis B2 protein, giving the protein MFLGYCLMVVMAVRLGLTLFSYSRIRSVVTRLDASQCASMGDLRRIAWGVAAAARFVPRASCLTQALSGQYILARQGNESKIRIGIERGTGERLKAHAWLVSDNHIVLGGSVDGFTHLLDHGGR; this is encoded by the coding sequence ATGTTTCTCGGCTATTGCCTGATGGTGGTCATGGCGGTTCGGCTGGGGCTGACGCTTTTCTCCTACAGCCGCATCCGAAGCGTGGTGACGAGGCTCGACGCAAGCCAGTGCGCCAGCATGGGCGATTTGCGGCGTATCGCGTGGGGTGTTGCCGCGGCGGCACGGTTCGTTCCGCGCGCCAGTTGCCTGACCCAGGCGCTTTCGGGCCAATACATTCTCGCCCGCCAAGGCAATGAATCGAAAATCCGCATCGGCATCGAACGCGGCACGGGCGAGCGATTGAAAGCCCATGCCTGGCTCGTCAGCGACAACCATATCGTTCTTGGCGGATCGGTCGACGGCTTCACGCATCTGCTCGACCACGGCGGCCGATGA